The genomic stretch GAGACATTGTATTGTGTCTATGTAGCGATTGGACAGAAACGCTCAACTGTGGCACAATTAGTTCAAATTCTTTCAGAAGCGAATGCTTTAGAATATTCCATTCTTGTAGCAGCCACCGCTTCGGATCCAGCACCTCTGCAATTTCTGGCCCCATATTCTGGGTGTGCCATGGGGGAATATTTCCGCGATAATGGAATGCACGCATTAATAATCTATGATGATCTTAGTAAACAGGCCGTGGCATATCGACAAATGTCATTATTGTTACGCCGACCACCAGGCCGTGAGGCTTTCCCAGGCGATGTTTTCTATTTACATTCCCGTCTCTTAGAAAGAGCCGCAAAACGGTCGGACCAGACAGGCGCAGGTAGAATTCggcttttttcttttttttctggTATCGAATTGACAAGTTTATATATTcttttaataaatatttttatatatatagTTAGTTTTTCTGCCGGGGACGTCGCAACATGCGATGGGGTGGGAGGTGTGGAGGGACCTCCTTCACCGCCAGTTGTGGGGATTCGGGTAGCCCCGGAGGTTTTTGAGGTGCCCCCGCTGCCCCGGAGGTTTTTGAGGTGCCCCCTGCTCCCCCGGAGGTTCCGTTTTTAGCGCAGCAAATAATACCGGACCTCCAAAGGGAGGGGGAGCTGTACAGCCGGTTCTTGGTCAATACGTTAGGGGAAAATCCAACCCTACGTAGAATTACCGAGACTATCTCGGTACAAACCAGGATAGAAAGGCTAATTGAATCCGCTTTAGTTCATAGCGGATTCAATCCGACTCGGATCTTTGAGAACCGCCATCGGATAAGAGGGATAGTTTTTTATCCTCGAGGTAGGGCACTATCCTTGCGGCAGTACCGCTCCCATCTACTAAGTATCTACCGGTTGGGTACCCGAGACACACGGGCCTTCCAACGTCTTATGACGGCGGTAAGAAACTATGATCTATGGCTCTAGGAAGAGATCCGAGTAGAGGTGGGTAGCGGCACTGGGTGGGACCGAGAGCAAGAAAGGACGGGGGGCAACCTGTTGAATATCGTAACGTTTGTGACTCAGTGCTCCATACGGCAAAATGAAAACTAAATTCGTTCGGATCCTCCCACCACATGTTCAATTTTTTTTTAGCGGTTTCCCAGAGATCTTTATCATTAATGCAACCTCCATTTTGCTCATTCATGGAGTTGTATTTAGTACCTCTAAGAAATATGATTATCCACCGTTAGTCAGTAATGTGGGTTGGCTTGGATTACTTAGTGTTTCGCGCCTAGGAGGGCAGCGCGCTTTGGGATGCGGAGGAGCGAAGCAGCTCGAACGAATGAATGTGAGAGGAGCGAAAAAAGCCCAGCTCCCTAACCTAATGCGGCACCGGGTTCGGACCGCAGGGAACCGTAGCATGGGAGGATGTCTAATCCTTTTGCAGCCGCAAGGCTGGCTAATCGTACGCAGCTGGCTCGAATACCCCAGTTCTGGAAGGCACATGAGTCCGAACGCTATGTTGAATGTGCGACCGACACTACGTAGGTACCTGTGCAGGTGAGGCGTCGGTCGGTCCTAGAAACGGCGGCAGCGGCGCGAGGAGTTAACGACCGGACGTGCTGCAACCTAGGGATCACCAGGCAACTCTTTCGCTCTATAGGGATCGGGAGGGCATAGCACAATTCTTCTTGGAGGAGGGTTGGTTTGCCCGGGTGACTGATCCTGCCATAATGTACTCCTACCTACACGCACCGGCAACCGAAGTCGAGCATACATACGACGATCTTCATGCGTGAATAGCCGGGAGGAAAGAAGGGCGGTAGATGATAATGAAAAAAGGCGCCGCGTCTGGACGGGCGGAATGGATGAGCGAAAGGTGCCATGGAGTGAGGAATACCCCGAGTCTCATGTAAGACAACTAAACGCACCTCGAGGTGCTGCCGAGGAACTGGGGGACCTTCTCGAGCACAGGATAGGCAATTGAGAGATAGAGCTAGCCTATTCGTTATGGGGAATCAATGCTCCGGGCCGAAAAGAATAGAGCTTACCTCCGGCACCAGGCTTTCTCCGGCGCATATTAGCTTAGCTGCGCTTAATAGGCCGGCTTCCTCTCTGGCGGCCACTTACCTTACCCACGCTACACTCCCACTCCAAGCTACGCCTGCTGAGCAAGATGCATTGCAATTTCCTCTTCTGTGGACGCACCGGAATATTCTCCAGGACGAGAAGATAAAGACTTTTATGGCGGGCTTTCTCTCGTAAAGCCAAAGACGCCCCAAGACAAGGGGGAAGGGGACATAATCAATAGAACCTGGCTGGGCCCATTCCTAACCTGTTTCGAAAAGGTTCGCTCATGCTGGAGGGAGCATCCCCACTTAGTGATCGGTCCGCTAGTTCGCGCAAATCCGAATAAGTTATCACGGACGAGCCACATGCAGGGAAACTTGCACGTGTGGTTCTGGCCGGGCTTTCCTGAGGTATCTAATAACCTTGCTTCTGCTCGCCGCTGGCGCACCTCTCCTAACTATTGCCCATTTATTCCGGAATAATCTTTTTAGGAGGGACAATTTTACATATTTCTGCCAAATCCTTCTATTATTAAGTACGGCTGGTACCATTTCGATGTGTTTCGATTCTTCCGAACAAGAGAGGTTTGATGCTTTTGAATTCATTGTATTAATTCCACTTCCTACTCGCAGTATGCTCTTTATGATCTCGGCTCATGATTCAATTGCCATGTATTTAGCTATTGAGCCTCAAAGTTTATGTTTTTATGTGATGGCAGCATCAAAAAGAAAGTCTGAATTTTCCACGGAAGCCGGCTCGAAATATTTGATCTTAGGTgcattttcctctggaatcttACTGTTTGGGTACGACCGGACAACTACCGATATCTAAAAATCTCCTTTCTTAGCTTagaatgttgttgttaaataTATATCGTAAACTATCGGATCGGGTATTACTTAGATGTGAAACTTGCAGACCTCATTGGTGATCTTACGGGGGGAACTAAATATAAAAGAATATATAGACTTGTAGAGACCCTCTATGTAGTTGTCTATCTGAGGCGATCGATCTACATCTTTCCTCATAGCCCCGGGGCTGTGTCTCGATCTCCTACGTGCGAAATCTGAGGGACTAGTTCCTATGGAGATTCCCCTTGGTCTAATTCCACGCCTTATGACGAAAGGAGAGTCGGCGTGGCGTAAAGTGAAGATTGAGGGAAATAGAGATAAATTCCCTTCTGGGGTATTCCGAAGGTGTAACCTAGGCAACGAAAGAAAAAGGGGCCCGAGACTTCAACTAGAGGAGCGACCAGTTGGTTCACCAAACCCCGACCCAGCGTCACGCGTTCTCCAGGTCCGAAGGGATCCAGTGCCCAACTACCGACTCCTTCCGGAATTGCGTTATCGGAGCCGAGCCAGGAATGGCCGTTAGTGGACACCCACCACTTTTCACCGGTTAGAG from Lathyrus oleraceus cultivar Zhongwan6 chromosome 7, CAAS_Psat_ZW6_1.0, whole genome shotgun sequence encodes the following:
- the LOC127107512 gene encoding ATP synthase subunit alpha, mitochondrial-like, which produces MEFSVRAAELTTLLESRITNFYTNFQVDEIGRVVSVGDGIARVYGLNEIQAGELVEFASGVKGIALNLENENVGIVVFGSDTSIKEGDLVKRTGSIVDVPAGKAMLGRVVDALGVPIDGRGALSDHERRRVEVKAPGIIERKSVHEPMQTGLKAVDSLVPIGRGQRELIIGDRQTGKTAIAIDTILNQKQMNSRATSESETLYCVYVAIGQKRSTVAQLVQILSEANALEYSILVAATASDPAPLQFLAPYSGCAMGEYFRDNGMHALIIYDDLSKQAVAYRQMSLLLRRPPGREAFPGDVFYLHSRLLERAAKRSDQTGAGRIRLFSFFSGIELTSLYILLINIFIYIVSFSAGDVATCDGVGGVEGPPSPPVVGIRVAPEVFEVPPLPRRFLRCPLLPRRFRF